Proteins from one Oscillatoria sp. FACHB-1407 genomic window:
- a CDS encoding NAD(P)H-quinone oxidoreductase subunit 4, whose translation MSTQFPWLSALILFPLVAALPIPLLPDKEGKTVRWYALGAAIAEFAFILYTFWKHYDLQNPNYQLVESYTWVPQIGLHWSLAVDGLSMPLVLLTGLITTLAIFAAWRVTDKPRLFYVLMLVMYSAQIGVFLAQDLLLFFLMWELELVPVYLLIANWGGQKRLYAATKFILYTAAASIFILIAALAMAFYGDNVTFDIAELGLKNYSLGFELLMYSAFLIAFGVKLPIFPLHTWLPDAHSEAPAPVSMILAGVLLKMAGYALIRFNIEMLPDAHVYFAPVLAVLGVVNIIYASLTAFAQDNLKRRLAYSSIAHMGFVLLGIASYTTLGMSGAVLQMVSHGMIAAALFFLTGVAYDRTHTLSMDKLGGMAKQMPTVFALFTAGAMASLALPGMSGFVSELTVFLGFSTSDAYNDTFKTVIVILAAVGVLLSPIYLLSMLRRVFYGAANSELLSEFKITDAKPREAFIAMCLLVPIIGIGVYPKLATQTYDVKTVEVASQLQTVLPAIAQQPLHINTPIFTAPSVLGTEAKELVSLTE comes from the coding sequence ATGAGTACTCAATTTCCGTGGCTATCAGCCCTGATTCTGTTTCCGCTAGTGGCAGCTTTGCCCATCCCTCTATTACCCGACAAAGAAGGCAAAACCGTTCGCTGGTATGCCCTGGGTGCTGCGATCGCTGAGTTTGCTTTCATCCTCTACACCTTCTGGAAGCACTACGATCTGCAAAACCCTAACTACCAGTTAGTCGAATCCTACACCTGGGTTCCCCAGATTGGTTTGCACTGGTCGTTGGCAGTGGATGGCTTATCGATGCCTCTGGTGCTTCTGACAGGGTTGATTACAACTCTGGCTATCTTTGCCGCATGGCGAGTAACAGATAAGCCTCGCCTTTTTTACGTCCTGATGCTGGTCATGTACAGTGCTCAGATTGGGGTCTTCCTGGCTCAAGATCTGCTTCTCTTCTTCCTCATGTGGGAATTGGAGTTGGTTCCTGTTTATCTGCTGATCGCTAATTGGGGCGGACAGAAACGTCTCTACGCTGCCACCAAATTTATCCTTTACACGGCGGCGGCATCTATTTTTATTCTGATTGCAGCGTTAGCAATGGCGTTCTATGGCGATAACGTTACCTTCGATATCGCAGAGCTAGGGTTAAAGAATTACTCCCTGGGCTTTGAACTGCTCATGTACTCCGCGTTTCTGATTGCATTTGGCGTGAAGCTACCCATCTTCCCGCTTCACACTTGGTTGCCCGATGCGCACAGCGAAGCTCCTGCACCTGTATCGATGATTTTGGCAGGGGTGCTGTTAAAAATGGCAGGTTATGCGTTAATTCGCTTCAACATTGAGATGCTGCCCGATGCTCACGTTTACTTTGCGCCTGTACTGGCAGTGCTGGGTGTGGTCAACATTATCTACGCCTCTTTGACTGCCTTTGCTCAAGACAATTTGAAACGACGCCTGGCTTACTCCTCGATCGCCCATATGGGATTCGTCCTGCTCGGCATTGCCTCTTACACTACTCTAGGGATGAGCGGTGCGGTGTTGCAGATGGTGTCTCACGGCATGATCGCAGCGGCATTATTCTTCCTGACTGGTGTGGCATATGATCGCACTCACACCCTCTCAATGGATAAGTTGGGTGGCATGGCAAAACAAATGCCGACGGTGTTTGCCCTCTTTACCGCAGGTGCGATGGCATCGCTGGCATTACCTGGCATGAGTGGCTTTGTCAGCGAATTGACGGTATTCCTGGGCTTCAGCACTAGCGACGCCTATAATGACACCTTCAAAACCGTCATTGTCATACTCGCAGCCGTAGGAGTTCTACTGTCTCCTATTTACCTGCTGTCGATGCTACGTCGCGTCTTCTACGGTGCAGCCAATAGCGAATTGCTGAGCGAGTTCAAGATCACCGATGCAAAACCGCGTGAAGCATTCATTGCGATGTGCTTGCTGGTTCCCATCATCGGTATTGGCGTCTATCCCAAGCTGGCAACCCAAACCTATGATGTGAAAACGGTTGAAGTCGCGTCGCAGTTGCAGACCGTGCTACCAGCGATCGCCCAACAACCCTTACACATCAATACCCCCATCTTTACGGCTCCCTCCGTTTTGGGAACCGAAGCAAAAGAATTAGTCAGCCTGACAGAATAG
- a CDS encoding zinc-dependent dehydrogenase, whose protein sequence is MKAQVFRGVNQLSYEEVPMPDLASDEVLVQVRVVGLCQSDIKKIRYPLYEPPRIFGHETAGVIAAVGSQVQNWQVGQRVVVMHHIPCMRCAYCLNENFSMCDVYKNVTTTAGFAPSGGGFAEYVKVPGHIVQNGGLIPIPDDVTFEQASFVEPTNCCLKAVRKAQVAPGQTVLVTGAGPIGLMFIMLVKYFGAKAIATDLLPSRLEKAKSVGAEAAFDARDPDLAAKIHAMTGGVGVDTTLLAVPSDKAFFQALDCTRKGGKILFFAEFPDEVEIPINPNILYRREIDLMGSYSSSYRVQALAADIVFNKRIDVDALVSDRYLLKDLAAAVDRATSPTPETLKILIYPEGEG, encoded by the coding sequence ATGAAAGCGCAGGTGTTTCGAGGAGTTAATCAACTTAGCTATGAAGAGGTGCCGATGCCAGATCTCGCCTCAGATGAGGTTTTGGTACAGGTGCGGGTGGTGGGATTGTGTCAGTCAGATATCAAGAAAATTCGCTATCCCCTCTATGAACCGCCTCGCATTTTTGGACACGAGACAGCAGGTGTGATTGCAGCAGTTGGAAGTCAAGTACAGAACTGGCAAGTGGGTCAACGAGTCGTCGTGATGCACCACATTCCCTGTATGCGCTGCGCTTACTGCCTCAACGAAAACTTTTCGATGTGTGATGTGTATAAGAATGTCACCACAACCGCAGGTTTTGCGCCCAGTGGAGGTGGTTTTGCGGAGTATGTCAAAGTGCCGGGGCATATTGTCCAAAATGGCGGACTAATCCCCATTCCCGACGATGTGACATTTGAGCAAGCCAGCTTTGTGGAGCCAACCAACTGCTGTCTGAAAGCCGTTCGTAAGGCTCAGGTTGCTCCGGGACAAACGGTACTAGTTACGGGTGCAGGGCCGATTGGGCTGATGTTTATCATGTTGGTGAAGTATTTTGGGGCGAAGGCGATCGCCACTGACCTGCTTCCCTCTCGCCTTGAAAAAGCCAAAAGTGTCGGTGCTGAAGCTGCCTTTGATGCCCGTGACCCCGATCTAGCTGCCAAGATCCATGCCATGACTGGAGGAGTAGGGGTAGACACCACCTTGCTGGCAGTGCCCAGTGACAAAGCCTTCTTTCAAGCTCTAGACTGCACCCGCAAAGGGGGCAAAATCCTCTTCTTTGCCGAGTTTCCCGATGAGGTAGAGATCCCCATCAATCCCAATATTCTCTATAGAAGAGAAATTGATTTGATGGGGAGTTACAGTTCCTCCTATCGGGTACAGGCTTTAGCCGCTGATATTGTGTTCAACAAGCGGATCGATGTCGATGCCCTGGTGAGCGATCGCTACCTCCTGAAAGATCTGGCAGCCGCAGTCGATCGGGCAACTTCCCCAACACCAGAGACATTGAAGATTCTGATTTATCCAGAAGGAGAAGGGTAA
- a CDS encoding Mo-dependent nitrogenase C-terminal domain-containing protein encodes MTSTVQSRYTSEEISVWLRGLLTIAWADGHFDEEEKELIANLTSELTTQSDIEVLEPITPAELGATFSHDPKTAENFLRTAVMVAIADGVFSQSEDEILQQFCVALEQQPKVLESLRLVLCPAPEVLESGDMVSATTPAVSPQEHRELLHPIKEWLDHLEIHDPQVARFLCKMIPPQCPFERDVNLFGRKLMHIPAMCKLNPLYDQLVGLRFRALSYLADDCGEDVTPYC; translated from the coding sequence ATGACGAGCACAGTCCAATCTCGATACACGTCTGAAGAGATTTCGGTCTGGTTGCGAGGGCTGTTGACCATTGCCTGGGCAGATGGTCATTTCGATGAAGAAGAGAAAGAGCTGATCGCAAATTTGACCAGTGAATTAACGACCCAATCTGATATAGAAGTCTTAGAACCCATCACTCCAGCGGAATTGGGAGCAACCTTTAGCCACGACCCTAAGACCGCTGAAAATTTCCTGAGAACGGCAGTCATGGTGGCGATCGCCGATGGAGTCTTCTCTCAATCAGAAGACGAGATCCTCCAACAGTTTTGTGTCGCACTGGAGCAACAACCCAAAGTGCTGGAGTCGCTACGCCTGGTTCTATGCCCTGCTCCTGAGGTTTTAGAATCCGGTGACATGGTATCCGCTACAACACCTGCCGTTAGTCCCCAGGAACATCGAGAGTTGCTCCACCCAATTAAAGAATGGCTGGACCATCTAGAGATACACGACCCCCAAGTGGCACGGTTTCTCTGCAAAATGATTCCGCCTCAATGTCCGTTTGAGCGGGACGTGAATCTATTCGGTCGCAAACTCATGCATATTCCTGCGATGTGTAAGCTCAACCCGCTTTATGACCAGCTCGTCGGGTTACGCTTCCGGGCATTGTCCTATCTAGCAGATGACTGTGGGGAAGATGTAACGCCATACTGTTGA
- a CDS encoding EamA family transporter, giving the protein MSILSSVAGQFFLKAGALRLGKATPTNALSHIFNIATTPELIAGLMCYGLGAIAYILLLTRVKLSIAGPSIALVYIFTVLMGYFFFKEAIPPTRVVGLGFIIGGVLLVMWQR; this is encoded by the coding sequence ATGTCTATCCTGTCGAGTGTTGCCGGACAGTTTTTCTTAAAGGCAGGTGCTCTCAGGTTAGGTAAGGCAACACCCACGAATGCACTGAGTCATATTTTCAACATTGCGACAACTCCTGAACTGATTGCAGGGCTGATGTGCTACGGCTTGGGAGCGATCGCGTATATCCTGCTGCTGACGCGAGTTAAGCTAAGCATTGCAGGACCCTCGATCGCCCTGGTCTACATTTTTACAGTGTTGATGGGTTATTTCTTCTTTAAAGAGGCGATTCCCCCGACTCGTGTTGTCGGATTAGGATTTATTATCGGTGGCGTGTTACTGGTGATGTGGCAACGATAA
- a CDS encoding glycosyltransferase family 4 protein: MGLKPTGLTTYASNLMPALPISKATLLVSSHQRFIESKAQFDYYTIPDNLTSEYGTKGHLRRLLWTQFQLPCLYKKLRSPLLFSPIPEAPLFSGCRFVVMVHDLIPLHFSAWKSPLKYYFQYYVPQVLRQAVHIICNSQATAQDIVDFYGISAQKITPIWLAHDVNHFHFLDLPTKNYFIYIGRSDPYKNLQRSLQAFAELTHVQEYEFWIVGPRDQRFTPNLEALVNELGIASQVKFLDYVPYAELPKIINQAIALVFPSLWEGFGLPVLEAMACGTPVITSNLASMPEVAGEAALLVDPYNTAELTAAMQAIATDLQLRSRLCQASLTRASQFNWAKTATQTSQVLKSYL, translated from the coding sequence ATGGGTCTAAAGCCGACAGGCTTAACGACCTATGCCTCTAACTTGATGCCTGCGCTTCCTATTTCTAAAGCCACTTTACTGGTTTCGTCCCACCAACGTTTTATAGAGAGTAAAGCGCAATTTGACTATTACACAATTCCCGATAACCTCACTTCAGAATATGGAACTAAAGGGCATCTAAGACGGTTATTGTGGACGCAGTTTCAACTACCATGCCTTTACAAAAAACTGCGATCGCCCCTGCTATTTTCTCCAATTCCAGAGGCTCCTCTCTTCTCAGGCTGTCGATTTGTGGTGATGGTTCATGATCTGATTCCACTCCACTTTTCGGCATGGAAATCGCCCTTAAAATACTACTTTCAATATTATGTGCCGCAAGTTTTAAGACAAGCCGTTCACATTATCTGCAATTCTCAAGCAACGGCTCAAGATATTGTTGATTTCTATGGCATTTCAGCCCAAAAAATTACACCGATTTGGTTAGCTCATGACGTAAATCATTTCCACTTTCTCGACTTGCCAACCAAAAATTATTTTATTTACATCGGACGGAGCGACCCTTATAAGAATTTGCAGCGATCGCTACAAGCCTTCGCTGAATTAACTCATGTTCAAGAGTATGAGTTTTGGATTGTTGGTCCTCGTGATCAACGGTTTACTCCTAATTTAGAGGCACTCGTAAATGAGTTAGGAATTGCTTCGCAGGTCAAATTTTTAGATTACGTTCCTTATGCCGAACTACCCAAAATCATTAACCAGGCGATCGCCCTTGTCTTTCCCAGTTTGTGGGAGGGGTTTGGACTGCCCGTTCTTGAAGCCATGGCATGTGGAACACCTGTAATCACTTCCAACTTGGCATCTATGCCAGAAGTGGCAGGGGAAGCAGCCTTGTTGGTTGATCCTTATAACACAGCAGAGCTAACAGCCGCTATGCAGGCGATCGCAACTGACTTGCAACTGCGGTCACGTCTGTGTCAAGCAAGTTTAACAAGAGCCAGTCAATTTAACTGGGCAAAAACAGCGACTCAAACGTCACAAGTTCTTAAATCGTATCTATAG
- a CDS encoding sulfotransferase family 2 domain-containing protein: MKDFPAQYDLQDEDVLYFPHIPKTAGMTFRTILEDQFHNDDVCPATLNAQLKDYSQADYEKYRLFRGHINYVDIPQILSHKHLLLVTVLREPVARVISHYEYIRRMPGDPHYDMVKDMTLEEFAQGMPVGRLGKNVQTYYIAKLAQFDLNHLSPDEVFDLAKKQLDRLAFVGILERFQDSLFLLSYIFGWKPIINTRRENAAKDKKSKEEIPPSTIELIKQNSLLDIDLYQYAKELFETRFAEMQRDLLTKYGAFTHPQTVKEPMSSQVTQELLERHAEQRFLNLNPDISNSLSYDFVEPLRGTGWHRRESLNDRSGYRWIGPETSATLDFPVASDEDVIIEIKTICNYATTPDVAASLTLDVNGHPVQLEILYSDRGSSVRWFRAIVPKVALDNGRVFSRLTFRVNRVVSFTEVNPLNPDPRVVGIAVNSLKIFPVHAAKTESAALSVFELKSWRDVATFLEKHLGPGDKIAAPLVFQLKLPNEVLDYQTAFLSKVDFQWLILYKGTIENLNPILFNLLIHRFSPVFADGNFVVFTRQKQLPKLSFLALHVRALYEDRIKVPIKLYIIRQLKQIKSLFVRRSKQAETD; encoded by the coding sequence ATGAAGGATTTTCCAGCGCAGTACGATTTGCAGGATGAAGATGTTCTCTATTTTCCTCATATCCCTAAAACAGCAGGGATGACGTTTAGAACCATCCTGGAAGATCAGTTTCACAATGATGATGTTTGTCCCGCCACACTTAATGCTCAACTAAAAGATTATTCTCAAGCCGACTATGAGAAATATCGACTGTTTAGAGGGCACATAAACTACGTCGATATCCCCCAAATTTTGTCTCACAAGCATCTTTTGCTAGTGACGGTCTTGCGAGAACCTGTCGCTCGTGTGATTTCTCATTACGAGTACATCCGCAGAATGCCAGGTGATCCACACTATGACATGGTCAAAGATATGACCCTTGAGGAGTTTGCTCAAGGAATGCCTGTTGGTCGATTGGGCAAGAACGTCCAGACTTATTACATCGCCAAACTAGCGCAGTTTGACTTAAATCATCTGTCACCTGATGAAGTATTTGATCTTGCAAAAAAACAACTCGACCGCTTGGCATTCGTTGGTATTTTAGAGCGATTTCAAGATTCATTATTTCTGTTGTCTTATATCTTTGGCTGGAAGCCTATCATCAATACCCGTCGTGAAAACGCTGCGAAAGATAAAAAATCTAAAGAAGAGATTCCCCCTAGCACAATTGAACTCATTAAGCAAAACTCCCTTTTAGATATTGACTTGTATCAATACGCTAAGGAGTTGTTTGAAACTCGATTTGCTGAGATGCAGCGGGATCTGCTCACGAAATATGGGGCTTTTACCCACCCACAAACGGTTAAAGAGCCTATGTCTTCTCAAGTGACTCAAGAGTTGCTGGAACGACATGCTGAACAGCGATTTCTAAATCTTAATCCTGATATTTCTAACTCTCTCAGCTATGATTTTGTGGAGCCATTAAGAGGAACGGGATGGCATCGGCGAGAGTCACTCAATGATCGTTCAGGCTATCGTTGGATTGGTCCTGAAACGAGCGCAACACTGGATTTTCCAGTCGCTTCTGATGAAGATGTCATTATTGAAATCAAAACCATTTGCAACTATGCAACAACTCCAGATGTCGCCGCTAGTTTGACATTAGATGTCAATGGTCATCCAGTGCAATTGGAGATTTTGTATAGCGATCGCGGTTCTAGCGTACGGTGGTTTCGGGCGATCGTTCCAAAAGTTGCTCTTGACAATGGAAGGGTCTTTTCTCGGCTGACTTTTCGAGTGAATCGAGTGGTTTCTTTTACAGAAGTGAATCCGCTTAACCCTGATCCTAGAGTTGTTGGAATAGCTGTCAACAGCCTCAAAATTTTTCCAGTTCATGCTGCCAAAACTGAAAGTGCTGCACTCTCTGTTTTTGAACTGAAATCGTGGAGAGATGTTGCCACGTTTTTAGAGAAGCACCTTGGACCGGGTGACAAGATTGCAGCCCCGTTGGTCTTTCAATTGAAATTGCCAAATGAAGTTTTGGATTATCAAACTGCTTTTCTGAGTAAGGTTGATTTTCAATGGCTTATTCTCTATAAGGGAACGATTGAAAATCTCAACCCGATTCTATTTAACTTATTGATACACCGTTTCTCCCCAGTATTTGCAGATGGCAACTTTGTAGTTTTTACAAGACAGAAGCAACTACCGAAGTTATCATTTCTGGCTCTGCATGTTCGAGCATTGTATGAAGATAGAATTAAAGTACCAATTAAACTTTATATCATTCGTCAGTTAAAGCAAATTAAGAGCCTTTTTGTGCGGCGATCAAAACAGGCAGAAACAGATTAA
- a CDS encoding ABC transporter ATP-binding protein: MNEPIVAFDRVSKHYPLYRQIRGVKNFLFNFSENVNVLKNDRFEALRDISFEVYRGENFGIIGNNGAGKSTTLGLIAGVLKPNKGRVIVNGRISPLLSLGAGFHPDLEGRENIVLNGVLMGLTRREILKKMDEIIEFSELGEFIDRPIRVYSSGMLARLGFSIVAHLDPEILLIDEVLGVGDIRFQKKCVDKMMTFQDSHVTMIIVSHSIASVAKICDRVMWIENHTIKMIGDPIEVAESYCRSANVKIDLGTSANVTVTNSSL; the protein is encoded by the coding sequence ATGAATGAACCCATTGTTGCGTTTGATAGAGTAAGCAAGCATTATCCGCTCTATCGTCAAATCCGGGGAGTTAAAAATTTTCTGTTTAATTTCTCCGAGAATGTAAACGTTCTAAAGAACGATCGCTTTGAAGCACTTAGAGATATTTCCTTTGAGGTTTATCGAGGCGAAAATTTTGGCATTATCGGCAATAATGGCGCAGGCAAAAGCACTACTCTCGGTTTAATCGCAGGCGTTTTAAAGCCCAATAAAGGGCGAGTCATTGTGAATGGTAGAATTTCGCCCCTTCTGTCATTGGGTGCAGGATTCCATCCCGATCTAGAAGGTCGAGAAAACATCGTTCTCAATGGTGTTTTGATGGGATTAACCCGACGAGAAATTCTGAAAAAAATGGACGAGATTATCGAATTCTCGGAATTAGGCGAATTCATAGATCGCCCCATTCGAGTTTATTCCAGCGGTATGTTAGCCCGACTGGGGTTTTCTATCGTAGCGCACCTTGACCCTGAAATTTTGCTGATTGATGAGGTGCTGGGGGTCGGAGATATTCGGTTTCAGAAGAAATGCGTCGATAAAATGATGACTTTTCAAGATAGTCATGTGACGATGATTATTGTTTCTCACTCCATTGCCAGTGTCGCTAAAATCTGCGATCGCGTCATGTGGATTGAGAATCATACTATCAAGATGATTGGCGACCCCATCGAAGTCGCAGAAAGTTATTGCAGATCGGCCAACGTCAAAATTGATTTGGGTACGAGTGCGAATGTTACGGTGACAAATTCATCACTGTAA